One Streptomyces sp. V4I8 genomic window carries:
- a CDS encoding sugar phosphate isomerase/epimerase family protein, translated as MKIALDPYMLRTLPIDTMVRTVAELGYDYIELSPRDDFMPFFVHPRADDERIAELKSALRTHGVQLSSVLPLYKWSSPDETERQAAVRYWKRMIEITADLGCQLMNSEFNGRPERAAESEAAFWRSLEELLPVFEREGIALNLEAHPDDFCEENTPAVDLVRAIDKPWVNYLYCAPHSFHLSGADPTADIAAMLRYAGDKLRHVHIADSFNHKGSSGLRYILNPPGTPARIHQHLDIGQGEVDWDAFFGTLRELDFDGVATACVFAWEERAVESSAFMLDRIRKELAA; from the coding sequence GTGAAAATCGCCCTCGACCCGTACATGCTCCGCACGCTTCCCATCGACACGATGGTGCGTACGGTCGCCGAACTCGGCTATGACTACATCGAGTTGTCCCCCCGTGACGACTTCATGCCGTTCTTCGTGCACCCGCGCGCCGACGACGAGCGGATCGCCGAGCTGAAGAGCGCCCTGCGCACGCACGGCGTGCAGCTGTCCTCCGTGCTGCCGCTGTACAAGTGGTCGTCTCCCGACGAGACGGAGCGGCAGGCGGCCGTCCGCTACTGGAAGCGGATGATCGAGATCACCGCCGACCTCGGCTGTCAGCTGATGAACAGCGAGTTCAACGGCCGCCCCGAGCGCGCCGCGGAGAGCGAGGCGGCCTTCTGGCGCTCGCTGGAGGAGCTGCTCCCGGTGTTCGAGCGCGAAGGCATCGCTCTGAACCTGGAGGCGCACCCCGACGACTTCTGTGAGGAGAACACCCCCGCGGTCGACCTGGTCCGCGCGATCGACAAGCCCTGGGTGAACTACCTCTACTGTGCCCCGCACTCCTTCCACCTCTCGGGCGCGGACCCGACGGCGGACATCGCGGCGATGCTGCGCTACGCCGGTGACAAGCTCCGGCATGTGCACATCGCGGACTCCTTCAACCACAAGGGCTCGTCCGGTCTGCGGTACATCCTCAACCCGCCCGGCACCCCGGCCCGGATCCACCAGCACCTGGACATCGGGCAGGGCGAGGTCGACTGGGACGCCTTCTTCGGCACGCTGCGCGAGCTGGACTTCGACGGCGTGGCCACGGCCTGCGTCTTCGCCTGGGAGGAGCGGGCCGTGGAGTCCTCCGCGTTCATGCTGGACCGCATCCGCAAGGAGCTTGCCGCGTAA
- a CDS encoding cytochrome P450 → MTTRRTIAPEELDTLNLADPRLHAESDLTAVWRHLREHQPVHWNPATDTAPGFWVVSRHADVTSVYRDSTRFTSEGGNVLETLLAGGDTAAGRMLAITDGAKHTGLRRLLMSAFSPRALEPIVESVRRTVTRLLKDALEKGTCDFAADVAAGIPLGAICDLLGVPDQDRAYVLSLTSSALGSHEADSTAADAWIAKNEILLYFANLARDRRDSGHADVIALLAGSKVNGLPLDDDEIMLNCYSLILGGDETARLSMVGAALALLDHPDQWQALKRGDAGIDTAVEEILRWTTPALHSGRTATTDTEVGGRAVKEGEIVTVWNASANRDEIIFDTPGELRLDRTPNKHVTFAYGPHFCLGAYLARAEIGAVLTGLRDLVAELEQTGPAKPVYSNFLSGLSALPLALKAA, encoded by the coding sequence ATGACCACACGGCGGACGATCGCGCCGGAAGAGCTCGACACGCTGAACCTGGCCGATCCACGGCTGCACGCCGAGAGCGACCTGACCGCCGTGTGGCGCCACTTGAGGGAGCATCAGCCGGTCCACTGGAACCCGGCGACCGACACGGCCCCGGGCTTCTGGGTGGTGTCCCGGCACGCCGACGTCACCTCCGTGTACCGGGACAGCACACGCTTCACCTCCGAGGGCGGCAACGTCCTGGAAACCCTCCTCGCCGGCGGCGACACCGCGGCCGGCCGCATGCTCGCCATCACCGACGGGGCGAAGCACACGGGCCTGCGCCGCCTGCTGATGTCCGCGTTCTCGCCACGGGCACTGGAGCCGATCGTGGAGAGCGTGCGGCGCACCGTGACGCGGCTGCTGAAGGACGCGCTGGAGAAGGGCACCTGCGACTTCGCCGCCGACGTGGCGGCCGGCATACCCCTCGGCGCGATCTGCGACCTGCTCGGCGTCCCCGACCAGGACCGGGCCTACGTGCTGAGCCTGACGTCCTCCGCGCTGGGCTCGCACGAGGCGGACAGTACGGCGGCGGACGCGTGGATCGCCAAGAACGAGATCCTCCTCTACTTCGCCAACCTCGCCCGCGACCGGCGCGACAGCGGCCACGCGGACGTCATCGCGCTGCTCGCGGGCAGCAAGGTGAACGGGCTGCCGCTGGACGACGACGAGATCATGCTCAACTGCTACAGCCTGATCCTCGGCGGCGACGAGACGGCCCGCCTGTCCATGGTCGGCGCCGCCCTCGCCCTGCTGGACCACCCCGACCAGTGGCAGGCCCTCAAACGGGGCGACGCCGGCATCGACACCGCCGTCGAGGAGATCCTGCGCTGGACGACCCCCGCCCTGCACTCCGGACGCACCGCGACCACCGACACCGAGGTGGGCGGCCGAGCGGTCAAGGAGGGAGAGATCGTCACCGTCTGGAACGCCTCCGCCAACCGCGACGAAATCATCTTCGACACCCCCGGCGAACTACGCCTGGACCGCACGCCCAACAAGCACGTGACCTTCGCCTACGGCCCCCACTTCTGCCTCGGCGCCTACCTGGCACGGGCGGAGATCGGCGCCGTCCTGACCGGCCTGCGTGACCTGGTGGCGGAGTTGGAGCAGACCGGCCCCGCAAAGCCCGTCTACTCCAACTTCCTCAGCGGGCTCAGCGCACTGCCGCTCGCGCTGAAGGCCGCCTGA
- a CDS encoding MbtH family protein — MTTNPFDDDTLQHHVLVNDEGQHSLWPAFAEVPAGWTVVHGPASRQSCLDYVEEHWTDMRPKSLIRAMGA, encoded by the coding sequence ATGACCACCAACCCCTTCGACGACGACACCCTCCAGCACCACGTCCTCGTCAACGACGAGGGCCAGCACTCGCTGTGGCCCGCCTTCGCCGAGGTGCCGGCCGGCTGGACCGTCGTGCACGGTCCCGCGAGCCGGCAGTCCTGCCTGGACTACGTTGAGGAGCACTGGACCGACATGCGTCCCAAGAGTCTCATCCGGGCCATGGGCGCGTAG
- the pdhA gene encoding pyruvate dehydrogenase (acetyl-transferring) E1 component subunit alpha: protein MGQTPTHTTPGNGVELSPWLPSQVPVSLLSPQDGAANGTYREPSSATLLTAYRKMVLGRRFDEQATALARQGRLAVHPSSLGQEACQVGAALALRDTDWLFPTYRDCVALISRGIDPVEALTLLRGDAHCGYDPLHHRTAPQCTPLATHAAHATGLAHAERLKGTDTVALALVGDGATSEGDFHEALNLAGVLRAPVVFLVQNNRYAISVPLSAQCAAPGLAYKGIGYGVRAEHVDGNDAAAVLAVLSTAVEDARAGGGPWLVEAHTYRLGPHTSADDPSRYRPAEEAEHWRRRDPITRLESALRERGVLTPEDADAATAEAEAYAADVRARLAEDPELDPLALFDHVFASPPPHLTEQRAALRAELEGR from the coding sequence ATGGGTCAGACGCCGACGCATACGACTCCGGGGAATGGGGTGGAGCTCTCTCCCTGGCTCCCGTCCCAGGTTCCGGTTTCCCTTCTGTCACCGCAGGACGGAGCAGCGAACGGGACGTACCGGGAGCCGTCGTCCGCGACCCTGCTGACGGCGTACCGGAAGATGGTCCTCGGGCGCCGCTTCGACGAGCAGGCGACCGCGCTCGCCCGGCAGGGCAGGCTGGCGGTCCACCCGTCCAGCCTCGGCCAGGAGGCCTGCCAGGTCGGCGCCGCGCTGGCGCTGCGCGACACGGACTGGCTGTTCCCCACCTACCGGGACTGCGTCGCGCTGATCAGCCGCGGGATCGACCCGGTCGAGGCGCTGACGCTGCTGCGCGGCGACGCCCACTGCGGCTACGACCCGCTGCACCACCGCACCGCGCCGCAGTGCACCCCGCTCGCCACCCACGCCGCGCACGCCACCGGACTGGCCCACGCGGAGCGGCTCAAGGGCACGGACACCGTCGCCCTCGCGCTCGTCGGCGACGGCGCCACCAGCGAGGGCGACTTCCACGAGGCCCTCAACCTGGCCGGCGTGCTGCGGGCGCCGGTGGTCTTCCTCGTGCAGAACAACCGGTACGCCATCTCCGTCCCGCTGTCCGCCCAGTGCGCGGCACCGGGCCTTGCCTACAAGGGCATCGGCTACGGCGTCCGCGCGGAACACGTGGACGGCAACGACGCCGCGGCCGTCCTCGCCGTGCTGAGTACGGCAGTCGAGGACGCGCGGGCGGGCGGCGGGCCCTGGCTGGTCGAGGCGCACACCTACCGCCTGGGCCCGCACACCAGCGCCGACGACCCCTCCCGCTACCGCCCGGCCGAGGAGGCCGAGCACTGGCGCCGGCGCGACCCGATCACCCGTCTGGAGTCCGCCCTGCGCGAGCGCGGCGTACTGACCCCCGAGGACGCCGACGCCGCGACCGCCGAGGCCGAGGCCTACGCCGCCGACGTGCGCGCACGGCTCGCCGAGGATCCCGAGCTCGACCCCCTGGCCCTGTTCGACCACGTCTTCGCGTCGCCGCCCCCGCACCTGACCGAGCAACGCGCGGCTCTGCGGGCCGAGTTGGAGGGACGCTGA
- a CDS encoding GDSL-type esterase/lipase family protein: protein MTTSVAMAQALNAALRDALGADERVVVFGEDVGRLGGVFRVTDGLTDEFGDRRCFDTPVSEAGIAGLAVGMAMAGFRPVVEMQFDAFAYPAFEQIASHMAKTRNRTRGVLPLPLVVRIPYGGGIGGVEHHSDSSEAYYAHTAGLKVVTPATAADAYSLLREAIDDPDPVIFLEPKRRYWTKEALQLPTRTEPFGTAAIRRPGSDATMVAYGPSVAVALEAAREAAVEGLDVEVLDLRSLVPLDDRTLTASVRRTGRCLVVHEAQGFAGVGAEIAARVQERCFDALVAPVLRVTGFDIPYPPPLLESAHLPGTGRVLEALRRLLPDETERGFRQVAAIPADSTGRTFHLPDLGEGLADVEVLEWTVAVGDTVEQDQVVAEVETAKSVVTLPSPYAGTVTGLHCRAGEVVRVGAPLLTVADIASEEPGSGAVLTGYGTTGARRSSQAPPPAPSGTSSQASSPAPSGAPSQASSPASAAPGRPDPGTRTPLDATAEKYLRSHRDTPAVTIWADEFITFRHIGVKVVTPFTGLPDSSQESLTLNRFIASLETQFFMGALPTPHVKGIPVQTPPHPRRTLSLVVTAALVACLLSLSWAGGSPARAAAGDGSVSDPNIVYVGRWDTSSGTAAVPQWSGAYLRTAFTGTTVKVGARDAVNFYASVDGGPDVFHAGVRGTVNLTPQPLSPGTHTLRISYRSGDTVFQGLVLDSGARTVSPTVPSGLVEFVGDSITAGALTDRLALDSYAWKTGEQLGMRHTRIARAGYCLVAQSGCVGLSGQYFRTASTGDQNWDFSRYRASAVVINLGTNDIGHGVSGSAFQAAYTKFLGDVRARHPEAQLFALQTLKKRYVTETRAAVGARNAAGDAKVHYVDTTGWLTDGADYEDGNGHPNEAGHTKFAARLAPVIAARLGSAAELSAQAAAPGQPGDPNIKFVGRWDTRSSSTLYTPYWAGAYYRVGFTGRTVKLKQRNTIDFWARIDNGPVKFYDDVKGTVDLTPSPLSSGNHTLQVNYQVVAGSYRGDAVFQGLALDSGATTFAPPAPTKLIEFVGDSITVGTTTSQNARTAYGWLTGERLGAEHTQVAQGGACLVATADGCVGLEQQFGRLNPNSTTPDWDFGRYQADAVVINLGTNDVGHGVSSAQFQSAYGSLLRKVRAAYPRAWIFALETFRGRYVPQTEAAVKAAVDGGDTRLSFVDTTGWLGSGDLSDSVHPNDQGHRVIADRLAPIIAARTGG from the coding sequence ATGACGACGAGCGTGGCGATGGCGCAGGCCCTCAACGCCGCCCTGCGGGACGCGCTCGGCGCGGACGAACGCGTCGTGGTCTTCGGCGAGGACGTCGGCCGCCTCGGCGGCGTCTTCCGGGTCACCGACGGGCTCACCGACGAGTTCGGCGACCGGCGCTGCTTCGACACCCCGGTCAGCGAGGCCGGCATCGCGGGGCTCGCGGTCGGCATGGCGATGGCCGGGTTCCGGCCGGTGGTGGAGATGCAGTTCGACGCCTTCGCCTACCCGGCGTTCGAGCAGATCGCCTCCCACATGGCCAAGACGCGCAACCGCACCCGGGGCGTGCTCCCGCTGCCCCTGGTCGTCCGCATCCCGTACGGCGGCGGCATCGGGGGCGTGGAGCACCACAGCGACTCCAGCGAGGCGTACTACGCGCACACGGCGGGCCTGAAGGTGGTGACACCGGCGACGGCCGCGGACGCCTACTCCCTGCTGCGCGAGGCGATAGACGATCCGGACCCGGTGATCTTCCTGGAGCCGAAGCGCCGCTACTGGACCAAGGAGGCGCTCCAACTCCCCACCCGGACCGAGCCGTTCGGCACCGCCGCGATCCGTCGGCCCGGAAGCGACGCGACGATGGTGGCGTACGGCCCGTCGGTCGCCGTCGCCCTGGAGGCGGCCCGGGAGGCCGCGGTCGAGGGCCTGGACGTGGAGGTGCTGGATCTGCGCAGCCTCGTCCCGCTGGACGACCGTACGCTCACCGCGTCGGTCCGCCGCACCGGCCGCTGTCTGGTCGTGCACGAGGCGCAGGGCTTCGCCGGGGTCGGTGCCGAGATCGCGGCCCGGGTGCAGGAGCGGTGCTTCGACGCGCTGGTCGCGCCGGTGCTGCGGGTCACCGGGTTCGACATCCCGTATCCGCCGCCGCTGTTGGAGAGTGCGCATCTGCCGGGCACCGGGCGGGTGTTGGAGGCGCTGCGTCGGCTGCTGCCGGATGAAACCGAGCGAGGGTTCCGTCAAGTCGCCGCCATTCCGGCCGACTCGACCGGCCGGACCTTCCATCTGCCCGATCTGGGCGAGGGGTTGGCGGACGTCGAGGTGCTGGAGTGGACAGTGGCGGTCGGTGACACGGTCGAGCAGGACCAGGTCGTGGCCGAGGTGGAGACCGCCAAGTCGGTGGTGACACTGCCGAGTCCGTATGCCGGAACCGTGACGGGCCTGCACTGCCGGGCGGGCGAGGTCGTGCGGGTGGGGGCGCCGCTGCTGACGGTGGCGGACATCGCGTCGGAGGAACCTGGCTCCGGGGCCGTACTCACCGGCTACGGGACGACCGGGGCGCGGCGGTCCTCACAGGCGCCTCCACCGGCACCCTCAGGGACGTCCTCACAGGCGTCCTCACCGGCACCCTCAGGGGCGCCCTCGCAGGCCTCCTCACCAGCCTCCGCAGCGCCCGGCCGGCCGGATCCGGGCACCCGCACCCCCCTCGACGCCACCGCCGAGAAATACCTCCGCAGTCACCGCGACACCCCCGCCGTGACCATCTGGGCGGACGAATTCATCACTTTCCGCCACATCGGCGTGAAGGTCGTCACACCCTTCACCGGATTACCCGACTCATCACAGGAGTCCTTGACGCTGAACCGTTTCATTGCTTCTCTCGAAACGCAGTTCTTCATGGGAGCGCTCCCAACCCCCCACGTGAAAGGGATCCCCGTGCAGACACCCCCTCACCCCAGACGCACCCTTTCCCTCGTCGTCACCGCGGCGCTCGTCGCCTGCCTTCTGTCGCTGTCCTGGGCGGGCGGCTCTCCGGCGCGGGCAGCGGCGGGCGACGGGTCGGTGTCCGACCCCAACATCGTCTACGTGGGCCGCTGGGACACGAGTTCGGGCACCGCCGCCGTGCCCCAGTGGTCAGGCGCGTACCTTCGAACGGCCTTCACCGGCACCACGGTGAAGGTCGGGGCGAGGGACGCGGTCAACTTCTACGCGAGCGTCGACGGCGGCCCCGACGTCTTCCACGCGGGCGTACGCGGGACGGTGAACCTCACTCCGCAGCCCCTCTCCCCCGGCACCCACACCCTGCGGATCTCCTACCGGTCGGGCGACACGGTTTTCCAGGGCCTGGTTCTGGACTCCGGCGCGCGCACGGTCAGTCCCACCGTGCCGTCCGGACTGGTCGAGTTCGTCGGCGACTCGATCACCGCCGGCGCCCTCACCGACCGGCTGGCGCTCGACTCGTACGCCTGGAAGACCGGCGAGCAGCTGGGGATGCGGCACACCCGGATCGCCCGCGCCGGCTACTGCCTGGTCGCGCAGTCCGGTTGCGTCGGCCTGAGCGGCCAGTACTTCCGCACAGCCAGCACCGGCGACCAGAACTGGGACTTCTCCCGCTACCGGGCGAGCGCGGTCGTCATCAACCTCGGCACCAACGACATCGGCCACGGCGTGTCCGGCTCCGCCTTCCAGGCGGCGTACACCAAGTTCCTCGGCGACGTGCGCGCCAGGCACCCCGAAGCCCAGCTCTTCGCCCTCCAGACGCTCAAGAAGCGCTACGTCACCGAGACCAGGGCCGCCGTCGGCGCCCGCAACGCCGCCGGTGACGCCAAGGTGCACTACGTCGACACCACGGGCTGGCTCACCGACGGCGCCGACTACGAGGACGGCAACGGCCATCCCAACGAGGCGGGTCACACCAAGTTCGCCGCCCGGCTGGCGCCCGTCATCGCCGCCCGCCTGGGCAGCGCCGCCGAGCTGTCGGCCCAGGCGGCCGCTCCCGGCCAGCCCGGGGACCCCAACATCAAGTTCGTGGGCCGCTGGGACACCCGGAGCTCCAGCACCCTCTACACGCCGTACTGGGCCGGTGCGTACTACCGCGTCGGCTTCACCGGGCGGACGGTCAAGCTCAAGCAGCGCAACACGATCGACTTCTGGGCGCGCATCGACAACGGGCCGGTGAAGTTCTACGACGACGTCAAGGGCACCGTGGACCTGACCCCCTCGCCGCTGTCCTCCGGCAACCACACACTCCAGGTCAACTACCAGGTGGTCGCGGGCTCCTATCGCGGTGACGCCGTGTTCCAGGGGCTGGCCCTCGACAGCGGGGCGACGACGTTCGCCCCGCCGGCCCCGACCAAGCTGATCGAGTTCGTCGGCGACTCGATCACGGTGGGCACGACCACCTCGCAGAACGCCCGGACCGCGTATGGCTGGTTGACCGGCGAACGGCTGGGCGCCGAGCACACACAGGTCGCCCAGGGCGGGGCCTGCCTCGTCGCGACGGCCGACGGATGCGTGGGTCTGGAGCAGCAGTTCGGCAGGCTCAACCCCAACTCCACGACGCCCGACTGGGACTTCGGCCGCTACCAGGCGGACGCGGTCGTCATCAACCTGGGCACCAACGACGTGGGGCACGGCGTGAGTTCGGCACAGTTCCAGTCGGCGTACGGCAGTCTGCTGCGCAAGGTCCGCGCCGCCTATCCGCGGGCCTGGATCTTCGCGCTGGAGACCTTCCGCGGCCGTTACGTCCCGCAGACCGAGGCAGCCGTCAAGGCGGCCGTGGACGGCGGCGACACCCGGCTCTCCTTCGTCGACACGACGGGCTGGCTGGGCTCCGGCGATCTGTCGGACTCCGTCCACCCCAACGACCAGGGACACCGCGTCATCGCCGACCGACTGGCACCGATCATCGCGGCGCGCACCGGCGGCTGA
- a CDS encoding MFS transporter, producing the protein MALLVIASCQLMVVLDITIVNIALPDIQRSLGFSTTSLSWVVNAYTLTFGGLLLLGGRMGDILGRRRVFVFGVLLFVLASLLGGLSQNEWQLLAARALQGVGGAIASPTSLALISTTFPEGPERNRAFGVFAAVSAGGGAIGLLAGGVLVEWLNWRWVLFVNVPIGLLIVAATPRWIRESERHAGHFDVLGAMTSTIGMVLLVYGFIRAAQDGWRDALTLAAFGAAVVFLLLFVVVEARSRQPITPLHMFADRNRAGTYGMMLSLAAAIFGMFFFLTLFVQNVLDFSPLEAGLAFLPVSAVIAIGAGLASQLLPRYGPKPFMVTGAILAAAGLGWLTLTDIHSTYAGSILGPMLVFSLGMGMEFVSLTLMALSNVATHETGAASGLLNATQQVGGSLGLSILVTMFGTASNNEADKQVPAFLSQATPLERLNFERTGQLPPPYADEVLTAGVSAAFIMAAIFTVIAAVIALLVIQVRPSDLERLQGGGIPPA; encoded by the coding sequence ATGGCGCTGCTGGTCATCGCGTCCTGTCAGCTCATGGTGGTGCTCGACATCACCATCGTGAACATCGCGCTGCCGGACATCCAGCGCTCGCTCGGCTTCTCCACGACCAGCCTGTCCTGGGTGGTCAACGCGTACACGCTCACCTTCGGCGGACTGCTGCTGCTCGGCGGCAGGATGGGCGACATCCTCGGCAGACGGCGCGTGTTCGTCTTCGGCGTCCTGCTCTTCGTGCTCGCTTCGCTGCTCGGCGGACTGTCCCAGAACGAGTGGCAGCTCCTCGCCGCTCGTGCCCTCCAGGGCGTCGGCGGCGCCATCGCCTCCCCGACCTCCCTCGCCCTGATCAGTACGACCTTCCCCGAAGGGCCCGAACGCAACAGGGCGTTCGGCGTCTTCGCCGCGGTCTCGGCGGGCGGCGGCGCGATCGGGCTGCTGGCGGGCGGCGTGCTCGTCGAGTGGCTCAACTGGCGCTGGGTGCTGTTCGTCAACGTGCCCATCGGGCTGCTCATCGTGGCCGCCACCCCGCGCTGGATCCGGGAGTCCGAGCGGCACGCCGGCCACTTCGACGTGCTGGGCGCGATGACCTCCACCATCGGCATGGTGCTGCTGGTGTACGGGTTCATCCGGGCCGCGCAGGACGGCTGGCGGGACGCGCTCACCCTGGCCGCGTTCGGGGCGGCCGTCGTCTTCCTGCTGCTGTTCGTCGTGGTCGAGGCGCGCTCCCGGCAGCCGATCACGCCCCTGCACATGTTCGCCGACCGCAACCGGGCGGGCACCTACGGCATGATGCTCAGCCTCGCCGCCGCGATCTTCGGCATGTTCTTCTTCCTCACGCTCTTCGTGCAGAACGTGCTGGACTTCAGCCCCCTCGAAGCCGGGCTGGCCTTCCTCCCGGTGAGCGCGGTCATCGCCATCGGCGCGGGGCTCGCCTCCCAGCTCCTGCCCAGGTACGGGCCCAAGCCCTTCATGGTGACGGGAGCGATCCTGGCCGCCGCGGGCCTCGGCTGGCTGACCCTGACCGACATCCACTCCACCTACGCGGGCAGCATCCTCGGCCCGATGCTCGTCTTCAGCCTCGGCATGGGCATGGAGTTCGTGTCCCTGACCCTGATGGCGCTGTCCAACGTGGCCACCCATGAGACGGGCGCCGCCTCCGGGCTCCTCAACGCCACGCAGCAGGTCGGCGGCTCCCTCGGACTGTCCATCCTGGTCACGATGTTCGGCACGGCGAGCAACAACGAGGCCGACAAACAGGTCCCCGCCTTCCTGTCCCAGGCGACCCCGCTGGAGCGGCTGAACTTCGAACGCACAGGGCAGCTCCCGCCGCCCTACGCCGACGAGGTCCTCACCGCGGGAGTCTCCGCCGCCTTCATCATGGCCGCGATCTTCACCGTCATCGCCGCGGTGATCGCCCTCCTCGTCATCCAGGTCCGCCCCTCCGACCTGGAACGCCTCCAGGGCGGCGGGATACCGCCCGCCTGA
- a CDS encoding cytochrome P450, with protein MESQVGESGSVDIDGTRLEELTPEPLLTRDYETRPSLVYERLRQRHGPVSPVDLLGVPAWLVLGYREALQVLQDDDAWPKGLENWRARTEGEVPADWPLGPSLEVNHVLIQGGPGYPSLRTAWDAALKPFQDPGHPQAKRLKAAVTAYADDLITLVGQGGGTGVADLSAQFSRPLPLMVASHLLGFPGSQGDDALMDMWRVLDAGPDAGPALERLLATLAELAAVKLEEPGDDFPSYLLAAHPGLSLDELARELFMLLGMTSDHVGILMSNTVVEVISGDGGVRASLSAGMIRESMNRVVMRKPPLVNFVPRFAAEDTPLGNYTIRAGDPVWVSSAAAHADPLFADHVAPSSTISTRAHLSWGAGRRQCPARELASTVAAAGVGRLFERFSHLDLALPADQLPWRSSPFMRGLRSLPVRYELAPMPERATPPQMALDPAPETADAVLPDRSARQRSSLWRYLTGLIRGAR; from the coding sequence ATGGAATCCCAGGTGGGCGAGAGCGGATCCGTGGACATCGACGGCACCCGCTTGGAAGAACTGACTCCCGAACCACTGCTGACCCGCGACTACGAGACCCGCCCCTCCCTCGTGTACGAGCGGCTGCGGCAGCGACACGGGCCCGTCTCCCCCGTCGACCTGCTCGGAGTGCCCGCCTGGCTGGTCCTCGGCTACCGCGAGGCGCTGCAGGTCCTCCAGGACGACGACGCCTGGCCCAAGGGGCTGGAGAACTGGCGGGCCCGCACCGAGGGCGAAGTGCCCGCCGACTGGCCGCTCGGGCCGTCCCTCGAGGTCAACCACGTGCTGATCCAGGGCGGCCCCGGATACCCCTCGCTGCGCACGGCGTGGGATGCGGCACTCAAGCCCTTCCAGGACCCCGGCCACCCGCAGGCCAAGCGCCTGAAGGCGGCCGTCACCGCCTACGCCGACGACCTGATCACCCTGGTGGGACAGGGCGGCGGCACCGGCGTGGCCGACCTGTCCGCGCAGTTCTCCCGGCCGCTGCCGCTGATGGTGGCCAGCCATCTGCTCGGCTTCCCCGGCTCCCAGGGCGACGACGCCCTGATGGACATGTGGCGCGTGCTGGACGCCGGTCCGGACGCGGGGCCCGCCCTGGAACGACTGCTCGCCACGCTCGCGGAACTGGCCGCCGTGAAGCTCGAGGAGCCGGGCGACGACTTCCCCTCCTACCTGCTCGCCGCGCACCCCGGCCTCTCGCTCGACGAACTCGCCCGTGAGCTGTTCATGCTGCTCGGCATGACCTCCGACCACGTCGGCATCCTCATGTCCAACACCGTGGTCGAGGTCATCTCCGGCGACGGCGGCGTACGCGCCAGCCTGTCCGCCGGGATGATCAGGGAGAGCATGAACCGCGTGGTCATGCGCAAGCCGCCGCTGGTGAACTTCGTACCGCGCTTCGCCGCCGAGGACACACCGCTCGGCAACTACACGATCCGCGCGGGCGACCCGGTGTGGGTCTCCTCCGCCGCCGCGCACGCCGACCCGCTCTTCGCCGACCATGTGGCGCCGAGCAGCACGATCAGCACCCGGGCGCACCTGTCCTGGGGCGCGGGCCGCCGCCAGTGCCCGGCACGCGAGCTCGCCTCGACGGTCGCGGCGGCCGGCGTGGGCCGGCTCTTCGAGCGGTTCTCCCACCTGGACCTCGCCCTTCCGGCCGACCAACTGCCGTGGCGCTCCTCGCCGTTCATGCGCGGTCTGCGCTCACTGCCCGTGCGGTACGAACTCGCGCCGATGCCCGAGCGGGCGACGCCACCGCAGATGGCCCTCGATCCGGCTCCGGAGACGGCCGACGCGGTGCTGCCGGACCGCTCCGCCAGGCAGCGATCGTCACTCTGGCGCTATCTGACGGGCCTGATCCGCGGCGCTCGCTGA